GTCGCTGGATCAGTGTGCCGGCTTTCTGCCGCACAACCTCACGCTAAGCCTTCCGCCGCTTAATGCCTCGGACGAATTTCCGTGGTCACTAGATTTACTGCCACGTTCCAGCCGCATTGCCGGGTTCGAACTTCTGACAGACGTCGACATCAACACCGTCGCTCCGGAAGCCGCTGCCGCCGCAATCCGGCAACACGCGGACTGGCAAAACGATGCTCAGTGGCACCCGAGCGATCTGTGTCCACCGGGCTACGAATGGCGTTGATGAAGTCAAGAGCCTTCGTGGACCAGATACGAAGATAAAAGATTGCAGATTGAGTTGGCAAATCGCGTCTAAAATCCGTGTTCATCTGCGTCCGTCCGTGGTTCCAACAAGCGTTCAAGCGTATTGTGTCTTGAAGCAGAACAACCACGGATGGACACGGATAATCGCAGAAGATTGTCTCACTTCACATTCCCTTCCCAACTTTAACATCCTTCATGTACGACATCATTGGCGATATTCACGGACACGCGGACGAACTGGTTTCGCTACTGGAAAAAATGGATTACCGCGAAACGAACGGCTGCTTTCGCCACGAGAATCGCACGGCCGTGTTCTGTGGTGACTTTGTTGATCGAGGCCCGCAGATTCCTGATGTAGTCCGCATCGTGAAAGCGATGGTGGAAAACGAAGCGGCGCAAGCTGTGATGGGAAACCATGAATTTAACGCCCTCGCCTATCACACAGAAGACCCGACAACTCCCGGTGTGTTCCTTCGCCCGCATCATGAAAAGAACAAGATCCAGCATGCGAAGACCGTGGAGCAGTTTTCCGAAGCTGATCTGCAGGAAGCGCTGGAATGGTTCGCCACCCTTCCGCCGGCGCTGGATATGGGCGTGATTCGAGCGGTCCACGCGTGCTGGGATTCCGCTGGCATTGCCACGATCAACGACGCCATTGCTCGGTACGGTGCGTACACTCCGGAATTTCTGGTTCACGCGACGGACAGGCTCGATCCGTTGTTCGCCGCTGTGGAACGAGTGATGAAGGGGCCCGAACTGGCCCTTGCGGAAGGAGTGACCGTCACGGACAAGGAAGGTAACGCTCGCCGCCGAGTACGCATTCGCTGGTTCGATGCACCGGACAACTACACGCTCAATACATATGCACTGCCGGCCGAACTCAGTCTCACCGCAGACCGCATTCCCGCCACCGCGCCTGCTGTTCCGTACCCGGACGACGCGCCGCCTGTGTTCGTTGGGCATTACTGGCTGCCAGAAGCGGTGCCGCAACCGCTGAAGCACAACGTCGCGTGCCTGGACTACAGCGTCGCCAAACACGGCTTGCTGTGTGCGTACCGGTTCGACGGCAAAGCAAAGCTGTCTGCCGATCGGTTTGTGACGGTGCCCAGCCGCGATCGGAAAGATGTGCCATGACGGCAACCACGGCTAGCCAAATCGACGCCGCCAGCATCGTGAATAACGCAATCCGCATTCGTGGCGCACGGACTCATAACCTGCAGAACATCGACGTCGACGTGCCGCTGGGAAAGCTGGTCGTCGTCACGGGCGTCAGCGGCAGTGGTAAGAGCTCACTGGCGTTTGACACGTTGTTCGCCGAAGGCCAGCGGCGTTATCTGGAAAGCGTGTCGGTTCATACGCGAAGTCTTCTGAAACAGTTCCCTCGCCCGGACGTGGACGAAGTCAGTGGATTGCCGCCGACTGTCAGCGTTGATCAGCGAGTCACCGCTGCGCCAGCTCGCAGTACACTGGCGGTCACCACGGAGATCTACGACTTCCTCCGACTTTTGTACGCAAAGGCAGGAGTTGCTCACTGTACGAATTGCGGTAAACCGGTTCACAGCCAGACCGTGGCAGAAGTCGTGCGACAGGTTCTGCAACGCCCGGAACGCACAAAGCTGATGGTGCTTTCGCCGATGGTGCGCGGACGTCGGGGAGCTCACAAAGAAGTCCTCGAACGGATCGGCCGCAACGGATTCGTGCGTGTGCGAGTCGACGGTGAACTGTTGGATATTTCCGAAGTGCCGGAACTGTCGGCACGAAAGCAGCACGACGTCGACGCCGTCATCGACCGCATTATTCTGAAAGATGGCATCGAACAACGGTTGCGAGAATCCATCGACCTGGCCGTCCGCGAAAGTGATGGCACGTGCATCGTCTGCGCACAGGTCGACGGTGCCTGGGAAGATCAGTTGTTCAGCACAAAGTTCAGTTGCGCAGACTGTAATCTTAGCTTTCCCACGCCGGAACCTCGCACATTTAGCTTCAACAGTGCCTGGGGGGCGTGTGAAAAATGCGAAGGCTTTGGCGTTCAGGGAATCGTCGAAGAAACTCAGGACGTCGCTGTGTTTCGCAAAGTGCCATGCGACGCGTGTGGCGGTTCGCGGCTGCAACCTTTCGCGCGGAGCGTCACCTTTCGAGACCACAGCATCGCCGACTTCACTTCGCTAAGTGTGAACGATGCTCTGGAGCTGGTACGCGACTGGGAACAAAACACAGAGCAGTCAACCGGCGAATCGCAATACGGAACTCTTGTCGCAGCACGAACGTTGCCGGATATTCGGCAGCGGTTGGAATGCCTACAAAGAGTGGGCGTGGGGTACCTCACGCTCAACCGAGCAACTCGTACGCTGTCCGGCGGAGAATTCCAAAGAGCTCGCCTCGGCGCTTGTCTGGGCACGGGGCTGCACGGAGCCTGCTTTGTGCTGGACGAACCCACGTCCGGCCTGCATCCCCGAGACACTCAGCGATTGCTGGCCACGCTATGCGAAATTCGTGATGCCGGTGCGACCGTCGTGGTTGTCGAACATGATGGCGAAGTCATGCGAGCCGCCGACCATCTGATCGATTTAGGCCCCGGTGCGGGTATCGAAGGTGGGCGACTGGTCGCTGCGGCTGCCCCAGGTAACGTGGCGACCGCCAGCGATAGCCCCACCGCAAAGTACCTGCGCGGTGAGGGCGTGGGTGATGAGGACAGCAGCGGATCAGTAAAGGAGCCGCAACAGTTGCCAGCGACGAACTCGAAGGACGCCCGACAAAGTACGCAGCAACAACTTTTTCCGGACGACGCTCCGGCAGGTGACGAAGCGAAGTCGGGATCGCAACCGCAGCTGACCATCCGCAATGCACGCCGCAATAATTTGCAGAACGTCACGGTCGACATTCCGGTGCAGAAACTTGTCTGCGTAACGGGGGTGAGCGGTTCCGGGAAGAGTTCGCTAATCATGGAAACGCTGTTGCCAGTCGCCACGGCTTTTGTCCGCAGGGACGTCGACAGTGCGTTCGCTCTGGCCGATGCCGACTGCGATGCCATCGATGGGCTGGATGCCTTTGGCCGAGTCGTCGCTGTGGATAGCAGTCCGCTAAGTCGCAATCGACGTTCGTGCATCGCAACCTACAGCAAGCTGTGGCACGACGTTCGCAAGATCTTCGCCCGGACGAAAACAGCTCGCGCCAAAGGTTACGATGCTCGCCGATTCAGCTTCAACAGTGGTGACGGGCGTTGCAGCGAATGCAAAGGTACAGGGCTTAAAGACGTGCGGATGGCTTTCCTTCCCGACGCGACCGTCCCGTGCCCCGAATGCCTCGGCAAACGCTTTAACGCGGCAACTCTTGCTGTGCGGTTCGCCGACAGAGACGTGGCCGACGTGCTGGACATGCGAGTTGACGAAGCCGTTGATTTCTTCGGCGAACTACAATCGCTAAGAAGCATGCTGGAAACATTTCGCAGCGTCGGACTCGGCTATTTGGCACTGGGGCAACCCGCGTCGACGTTTTCCGGCGGCGAAGCTCAACGAGTCAAACTGGCAACGGAACTCGCGGGCGGGCGTTCTGAGCCGACCCTGTTTATTCTGGACGAACCGACCGTGGGACTGCACCCGGCCGACGTTGAACATCTCACCCGGTTGCTGCGAAGTCTGATCACAGCCGGGCACAGTGTGATTGTCGTGGAACACAACACAGACATCATGAACGCCAGCGACTGGATCATCGACATCGGCCCGGAGAGTGCGATGGACGGAGGCCAGGTCGTTGCGTCAGGAACGCCGGCTGACGTGGCTGAAGCGGCCCTCGGCCTGACAGCCAGCTTTCTTTCTGCTGCGACATGAACTCGGTGAGTGTGGCCGGGGTGTGATTGAGGTTCGAGCGAAACCCCGGTGGTTCCTTCATTTCGCTCAGTTCAAACTCGGCCACCCCAAAACGAAAACAGAAATCCATGAGCACACCCGCCACGATTGTCGGCGTGCGCTTGCCATTCTGCAGTGAACAATTCACTCTACACTTGTGAAACTGTCGTTTGTTTTCGTGCAGGGCAAAACGCTCACAATGACAAGTCCCGCACGAAGCGTATTCATCACACGTCGCGGATTGAACCGCTTCTGGAGTATGGCATGATTGATAACGTTGACCCGGTTCCGAAAGACTGTCTGGGCGTAACGGCTTACCTTGTCATTAACGGTGCGGCGGCCGCCATTGAATTCTATAAACGAGTTTTCGGGGCCGAAGAAACACTACGGCTGGCCGCGCCGGACGGTTCGATCGGTCATGCCGAACTTCGAATTGCCGATGGCGTGGTCATGCTGGCGGACGAAGTGCCCGACATGGACATCAAGGCACCACCAACAATTGGCGGCAGTTCCGTTGGCTTGATGTTGTATGTCGCCGATCCAGATGCTGTTTTTGATGCCGCGATCGAAGCCGGAGCGACTCAGTTTAAGCCGATGTGCGATCAGTTTTATGGCGATCGCTCGGGCACTTTCGACGATCCGTTCGGCCACCGATGGACGGTTGCCTGCCGACGTGAAGAAATCGATCACGCTGAGATCCTGAAACGCTTTGAAGATCTGTACGGCGACGATTAGAGCAATTTACGCCTTGGCGTCGACGGCTGTGTCCCGTGGAAACCGGCCCACGTCGGACAAAACCGATTTCCGCGGCCACAGGTCAGCACGAAGCGCTGTAGCAGATGTTCCGGATACCGTTGCCGTTGCCAGTGCCATTGCGCCGCGCGGGACGCCTCAACCCCGCGGCCACCTCTTTACGCGTGCTCAACTGCGAGCGATCATCGTGCGCGAATCGCTAAAAGCAGCATCTGAGGTACGCTGCGCGGTCGTTCGATGACCAGCGTGAACGTTCGGCTTCCCCGAACGATGGTGTCAGCACTCCTTGCGCGAATGAATCAGCCAATTCTGCTGCTTAGACATCGCGAACTTAGCTTTGGCACGCCCCTTGCATTGGCATGTTTGTGGCAAGAAACAAAAAACCGCCGAAGGCCATTGTTAGCTTTCGGCGCAACTTCAAAACCTCAGCTACAAGGAATGCCACCATGTTAAGTTACGCACTGCTGTTTTTCGTTGTCGCCCTGATCGCCGGAGCAATGGGTTTCGGTCTGGTCGGCGGTATGGCCTACACAGCAGCGAAAATCTGCTTCTTCGTCTTTCTGGTCCTAGCCGTGATCTCACTGGTATCAGGTCGCCGCGCCAGAGTCTAAATTAAACAACACAAACTTCCCGCATAACAAAACGGAACACCGAACGAGAACTCGAAAAGGAACACAAAAATGAAGTCGATCTTTACCGCATTCAGCATGGCAGTCACAGTCGCACTTGTTGGGTGCAGCACCGATACCGAAGACATCCAGGAAGCTCGTCAGGACTACCAGGAGGCTCAGACTGACGCCGACCAATTGGTGGCCGACGCGACCCACGACGGCGATGCCTACGTCCACGAGACCCGCAAGGCCGTCATGGAAGATATCCAGGAAGAGCAGCAGGACGTCAACGCAGCAACTGACCCCGAAGCACGTCGCGAAGAACAGCAGGAGGTGACGGAAGAAAAACGGGAAGGTAACCGCGAAATCGCGGAAGCCAAACAGGAGCGTGTCGAGGAGATCGCAGAAGCGAAACGCGATGCTCAGGAAAACGTCAACGAAGAGAAGAAAGATCTTGAAGAAACGAAACGCGCCGCACTGAAAGACGCTCAGGCTGAACTCAAGGATGCTCAGGAATCACTGACTGCTGAACAGCAGGACGTAACGGAAGCCAAGGCGGAAATTGCGAAAATCGAAACTCGCCTGAAGAACGCCAAAGATGATGAGCGTGCCGACATTCAGGAAGAGCTAAACGACGCAAACGAAAACCTTCAGGAAGAGGAAAAGGACGTCGCCGAAGCCCAGAAGGCTGTCGACAAACACAAAATGGAACTGCAGAAGATTGAATCCGCCACGAAGTAATCTTCTAAGTCACCAATGAAACGCCCCGCTCGGGCTGATGCCGGACGACACTCGTGTCGCCTCCGGCATCAGCCCTTTTTTTGTGCCTACACGCCGCAGCCAAGCATTGCACTGTCCGAAACACACAACCATTGAGCCAATAAGCTATCGACTGTTGTGTGTGCAAGAATTCGCGACACTCGGCCCAGATGGTCCCGCAAAAAGTTTGCGAGTGCAGCTTGGACAGCTTGCAGAGAAAATCTAAGGCCGATAGCTGCTACGAACGTCATCCGTCAGAACGAAACGCGAACGAGCCCCGCAAACGATGCGTGATGCTGGCACGGATAGAATTCACGAGAAACTGTCGCTTCCCGTAAATCTGCGATCCGGTAGTCAGCGAGTCTACGCCCCACCAATATCGAAGCGTGGCAATCGACGGTCACGTAGCCGGTACCGGTATCGGTCGGCCAGTTTCGCCCACACATTGCGACTCGCAATCACTCAATCTCACGAACGATTTCTACGCCGCAAAGGACAGTCTGGCCTTGCGTTGCGGTGAGGTCGATTGTGAGTTCGCCGCCGATTTCCACGTTGGTGAACTCACGCACGAAGGTTTGTTTTTCGTCGCTTGTGGCTTCAGCGATGTCCAGGTTGTCGATGACCTTTTCTCCCTGCAGCGACACACTGAAAGTAGCGGCTGACGCAGAGATCACGTCCGGCGCTGCGAAGTGCAGACGGACGGTATGCGGGTGGCTTTCCGGTACGGACGGTGTCCTGGGTGCGGGCGTGCCTGCGTCAATGATTAGACGTGGACCGCCGGTCCCTTTTCTTGACGACTGAGCCACTCGTTTACCTTTGCCGCTGATCACGAAGCCGATTGCATTGCCGGGTTTCCAGTCAGGACGATTGACCAACTGTTGCACAAGTTCCTTTAGGTCAGGCGTACGTTGCAATTCGCCAGCTTCGTCTTCTTTCTTCCACGGTTTTGGAGCCCACTTCACCTGTTGCGACATCAGTTTTCGTGAGGTCACGTTGTGAGGCTTTTCAGCAAAGGTTGCCGGGTCGGCAGAATCGATGGCTTGGACGATCAATTCTGTCGCGTCGCTGGTTTTTTCATCCGTCGTAAACTGGATCGCCGCACTGCGGATCTTAGTGCCGCGAGGAATGGAAACTTTATCGAACCGCAAACCGATATGCTGGTTCGAACCGTCCTGCACCAGCTCAAGATCGCTGCTGCCCAATTCGACGTCGCCATCTTCGTCCTCTTCCGCGTCGTCGCTGGTTTTCGCGATTTCAAAGACCAGTCCTCCTGCATCGTCTTCATGAATCTTCATCGGAATCGTTATGCGATCAGCGTTTGTGACTCCGGATGCACCGATCCATGCCGGACTGTCGCCGTCGAGTGTAAGGCTGCTGGTACGATACCAGTCCGGCTTGCCGTCGACACGGATTTTCACGTCCGCGTACTCGCCGCCAACGGGAGGCCACTCCATCCACAACGTGCCATTGGCGTCGATGCGATCGCCGGGTGCTCCAAAGTTGATGCCGATGCGCTCGACTCGCGCGCCGGGCTTGGTCAGCCGTGCTTCATGGTTGACAGTCCACATTTCCATTTCCGGCATATGCACCAGACCCACTGAGGTCTGATTTTGATATCCGCAACTACAAGTGCGTGTGTAGTCCGGCGCGTTCAGGATACCATTCGCAACGACCAGGTTAGCCGTGCAGCCGGACTTGAAACCACCGAGGTTGCCGGTGCCGCCGCGAGTGGTAAGGTCGTAGTATCCGGCGGCACCGGAACGGAACGTCAGCAGGTTTTCGCTGGCGATAATGTTGTTGCACCCATAGGCGCGGCAAACCTGCCATGTCTGTTGCTCGCCGGTCAATGGATTCGTCGCCAGCACGGGTGAGCCGTCCAGAAGATTGAACGCTCCGGCGGACAGTTGGTACGAATTGGCATTTGTCAAAATCGTCGTGCCGTGCAGCATACAGGGGCCGGAGTACTTTCGGTCGTCGACTCGCCACTTCGTTGTGCCGTCTGCGGCGTGTAGCACAGCCATGCCGCCACCAACTTCAGACTTCAGACGGTCAGAAGCGGAAGCACCGGCTTGCAGCAGCAGTTTGTGTTCGTCGGAATAACTTATCCAACTGCCAAAGATGCGGTCGTTGTTCTCCCACTTTTC
This DNA window, taken from Fuerstiella marisgermanici, encodes the following:
- a CDS encoding metallophosphoesterase encodes the protein MYDIIGDIHGHADELVSLLEKMDYRETNGCFRHENRTAVFCGDFVDRGPQIPDVVRIVKAMVENEAAQAVMGNHEFNALAYHTEDPTTPGVFLRPHHEKNKIQHAKTVEQFSEADLQEALEWFATLPPALDMGVIRAVHACWDSAGIATINDAIARYGAYTPEFLVHATDRLDPLFAAVERVMKGPELALAEGVTVTDKEGNARRRVRIRWFDAPDNYTLNTYALPAELSLTADRIPATAPAVPYPDDAPPVFVGHYWLPEAVPQPLKHNVACLDYSVAKHGLLCAYRFDGKAKLSADRFVTVPSRDRKDVP
- a CDS encoding excinuclease ABC subunit UvrA; this encodes MTATTASQIDAASIVNNAIRIRGARTHNLQNIDVDVPLGKLVVVTGVSGSGKSSLAFDTLFAEGQRRYLESVSVHTRSLLKQFPRPDVDEVSGLPPTVSVDQRVTAAPARSTLAVTTEIYDFLRLLYAKAGVAHCTNCGKPVHSQTVAEVVRQVLQRPERTKLMVLSPMVRGRRGAHKEVLERIGRNGFVRVRVDGELLDISEVPELSARKQHDVDAVIDRIILKDGIEQRLRESIDLAVRESDGTCIVCAQVDGAWEDQLFSTKFSCADCNLSFPTPEPRTFSFNSAWGACEKCEGFGVQGIVEETQDVAVFRKVPCDACGGSRLQPFARSVTFRDHSIADFTSLSVNDALELVRDWEQNTEQSTGESQYGTLVAARTLPDIRQRLECLQRVGVGYLTLNRATRTLSGGEFQRARLGACLGTGLHGACFVLDEPTSGLHPRDTQRLLATLCEIRDAGATVVVVEHDGEVMRAADHLIDLGPGAGIEGGRLVAAAAPGNVATASDSPTAKYLRGEGVGDEDSSGSVKEPQQLPATNSKDARQSTQQQLFPDDAPAGDEAKSGSQPQLTIRNARRNNLQNVTVDIPVQKLVCVTGVSGSGKSSLIMETLLPVATAFVRRDVDSAFALADADCDAIDGLDAFGRVVAVDSSPLSRNRRSCIATYSKLWHDVRKIFARTKTARAKGYDARRFSFNSGDGRCSECKGTGLKDVRMAFLPDATVPCPECLGKRFNAATLAVRFADRDVADVLDMRVDEAVDFFGELQSLRSMLETFRSVGLGYLALGQPASTFSGGEAQRVKLATELAGGRSEPTLFILDEPTVGLHPADVEHLTRLLRSLITAGHSVIVVEHNTDIMNASDWIIDIGPESAMDGGQVVASGTPADVAEAALGLTASFLSAAT
- a CDS encoding DUF1328 domain-containing protein, giving the protein MLSYALLFFVVALIAGAMGFGLVGGMAYTAAKICFFVFLVLAVISLVSGRRARV
- a CDS encoding VOC family protein, with translation MIDNVDPVPKDCLGVTAYLVINGAAAAIEFYKRVFGAEETLRLAAPDGSIGHAELRIADGVVMLADEVPDMDIKAPPTIGGSSVGLMLYVADPDAVFDAAIEAGATQFKPMCDQFYGDRSGTFDDPFGHRWTVACRREEIDHAEILKRFEDLYGDD